The DNA region CCGAGTAATATGTCCCGATGCAGTCCATGCAGTTGCCTTACTAACTACATAGATGGTGGGAAGATAGGCACTGCAGCGGAGCCAAATCCAACTGCACcaatatgatttttattttctaataaaagaAATCCAAAATGACCATAATAAGGACTGTGGACTGAGGGGAAATTCTAATATGGCTCCGTATCACCGTGACGCGCTTAGTACTTTAGTTCAAatgtttagtattttagttaaagtgtttaatatttttgctATTTGTGATGGattatacaaaataataaacacTTCAATCGTAATACTAAACACATAAATTGAAAGTAGAAGTAAAAAACACTTGTACTAATCACGATTACTAAAAGTACTAAACACTTGAATTGAAGTACTAAACGCTTGAACTGAAAGTACTAAACGTGTCACAGTGATACGGAATCATGTTAGCAAAACCCCTGGGGTGAGGACAGTTTCACTTTTGTAGAGCAATTTCCTAGTCATTTCCCTAAAGTTGCCTCCACCGTGTAAGCACTGACAATAAGGGCGGTGAACAGAGAACACTTCCAATTTTTGCAGGATTGTGAGTATGCTTTTCTGTTCTACCCCATTGCAGGGGTCACTACCCAAAAGCTCGTTGAAGCCTTTTTTCTCAAACTGCCGGTTTCACTCAGCTCATCTGCttggaagattttttttacctTTGCCGAGTTTCAATGATCTGCTCTCTTGTTGGAAATCTTTCTGTTGGTGATCGCCCCATCTCTGGGAGATCTTGGAGGTCAACTTGCCCTGCCTCCGCAGAAATTGTGAGTACGTGTTTCTTTCTAACTAGTTTCATAGTATGTGGTTTGGTTGTTACTTTGGGTTTTTGATTGATGGATACTGTGAAGGAACAAGGAGTAGGGATAAATATCAGAAGTTCGGGGTTGTGACGCGACCGAGCTTCAGCAGGGCTGTCTGGTTATTTCAAAGTAAGCAGGAATAGATAGATCTGCCCTGCTAGGTTGAACTGCAATTCCACCAGCACAAGAGGAATGGAATGCTTTTATTTATGTCTTTCCCATGACGCTTTTTGTGCATGAAGCATtcctttcaattatttttccattagGTGTTTCTTCTTTCAGTTGTGAAATGGTCCAAAACGGAGAAATTGCTTTCTCAGCCAAGAGAGGCTTTCTCCAAATCGACAGTCTGATCTGGATTCATTCCTTTTGTTTCTGTCTTGCTGTGCAGGTCCAAGTGGAACCTGAACTTAACTAGAAGCTGGACAGTTTTAAGATATTGCAACTGAACCTACCCTCACCATCGAAAAGGGCAAAGTTCAGTACTGCATCCAGCCTGCTTGTGCTGGTACTCATGTCCTTCCACGTCTGATATTCCTGCATACATAGTTGTCTCGACGTTTATCCATAGAAACTACAAGCTTTGGAGGTTGGAGGGCTTCTTGACATTGTAGCTGAGGTAGCGCGCCCAGCTATCATCTGTCAAAGAGTGTATGCTGAAGGTGAGGCGCTCTCTGGATTTGTTCTTCGTGTCATGCTACTTTTTTGTTTAGTTTCCTATCATGCTCCTTGCAGACAATTGATGCGCAATTCATAGGAAATCACTTGTACTTCCATTTAACTGTATTATTAAACTACAGATAGAGAGGTTAAGTCACTGGGATGGCTGcatcatatattatttaactCAGATAGAATACTTCCATTTCATTGGGCGGATGAAAACATGGTGTGACAGATCGTCCTATCAGAATCTAATTCCTAATGGTAATCCTGTTATCCTATCGGAATAGTAGCTGAGTCGCTCGTGAATGCGCATAAAGCTGTGTATTGCAGCCGAATAGGCGCATAATTAAAAGCTGCAATGGAGCATGTTGTTGGAGTTGTAATTTGTCTATGTTCTCTGCAGATACTTCTAAGCCCTTGGGATAAGAAAAATTAGCAAGGCCTTTCCCACGTTGCAGCTGTGCCATTGCCAGTCTGCATTCATCAGTGGTAGACTAGTGAATGAAGGTAAAGGGTTTCTGACTTGAAATGATCTTTTCTTgccaattttcattttgtttcccGTAGTATTGATCATGCATGCGATGATTAGATTCATAGGATAAGTTCCGCTTACGAGTTATGGAAATTACATAGTGTCACTGAACACAAGATCTTTGTTTCTGGTTTTACAGCTGCCTGAGGGTTACTAGCTGGCATGGATAGGCCAAAGGTGGGTAGGCCAAAGGTGGGTAAGCCACCGGATAAGTTCTGGGAAAAAGTTGACAAAGTCATATCGAATGAAGGTGAAGGACCTCGATGGAAGTGTAAGTTctgcaaaaaaatatttcccgGCGGAGCTTCCAGGATAAAGGCGCATCTGGGTAACATTGAAGGCAAAGGAATTAAAGTTTGCAAAGCAGTTGATGAAGATACGGTGAAAGAAGCCAGGGAGGATCTTGAAGCGTGGGAATCAAATAGAAAGAGTCCAAAGAGGAGAAGGCTAGGAACTGGAACCAATTCAGCTCAAGTTAACCCACAGTCGGTTGGCCAAAGCAACCCAAATGCACCACCGCAAGGGAGTCTGTACGCAATCCAGAAAACAGTCCTACCTTGGCAATTTGCACCGGGGTATCCAGACGACAGCTCTAATTTGTCCAGGAGTCGCGGGGAATCTAGTTTAATTGTATTGCAAGATATTTGGGATGAAACAGAGGTGGAAGGTCCATCAAATGCTCAACGGGACATCAATAACCGAAATAATATGCCATGCCCAGGCTTTGAGACTAGAGAAGCTGACCGATCGGGTTTGCATCAGCATGACACTCTCCCACCACCACACATGCGGCCTGTGTTGGAGGATCAGCGTAGTTCAATGGTTCGTGACCTGCAAGATGAAAATGCAAATGCACCATCATGCGATATCCAGTCCTTGCAACCAGATGGTCCTGTTCGGCTACCCATGAACGCTCAACCATTTCTTGCTGAAGGCACCCTCAATGTACTACCGCAGGGGACGACAGAGGCTAATATCTCTGAAGACAACCCAGTGCAAGATAAGCCCGATGACAACATTATGCTCGAGCAACTCAATCATTTTAAACCGACACAAATTGATCCAGATCCCAACAATGAAGCCAATGAGGACATTGATTCTTCTG from Punica granatum isolate Tunisia-2019 chromosome 3, ASM765513v2, whole genome shotgun sequence includes:
- the LOC116199540 gene encoding uncharacterized protein LOC116199540; translated protein: MDRPKVGRPKVGKPPDKFWEKVDKVISNEGEGPRWKCKFCKKIFPGGASRIKAHLGNIEGKGIKVCKAVDEDTVKEAREDLEAWESNRKSPKRRRLGTGTNSAQVNPQSVGQSNPNAPPQGSLYAIQKTVLPWQFAPGYPDDSSNLSRSRGESSLIVLQDIWDETEVEGPSNAQRDINNRNNMPCPGFETREADRSGLHQHDTLPPPHMRPVLEDQRSSMVRDLQDENANAPSCDIQSLQPDGPVRLPMNAQPFLAEGTLNVLPQGTTEANISEDNPVQDKPDDNIMLEQLNHFKPTQIDPDPNNEANEDIDSSAQISLARETTQCEMLVPQSVGRERIVDELCDYLMKNDILCIGVHGMGGVGKTTTMKHLYNKVHDSAAFENVFWVTVSKDCSIHELQNKIARALRFPTFSRMLMKG